One region of Gossypium raimondii isolate GPD5lz chromosome 6, ASM2569854v1, whole genome shotgun sequence genomic DNA includes:
- the LOC105774697 gene encoding seipin-2 isoform X2: MESQNTNEIEQISDDIPSHNSVTVGESDPSASALSSTLRHRLFSRQGTTSKEPAVDSLVKEIHSKTYKFSRDPKPSDASSSSSSEVTVSLTLPESDYNRNLGMFQVRTDFISIKGETLDSSSHPCMMRFKSLPIRLLLTLFKAVPLVTGFISEVQTLNVKLKDLNQGTEPTACLKVVLEQRPAHGPGAGIPDLYGASLVLESKLPFIKRIIWYWRKTLFIWVSIMSFVSELLFMSVCCRCVLVPATRKTTGSTGN, from the exons ATGGAATCCCAAAACACCAACGAAATCGAACAAATCTCCGACGACATTCCGTCACACAATTCCGTCACCGTCGGCGAATCAGATCCTTCCGCGTCAGCCTTATCATCTACACTCCGTCACCGTTTATTCTCCCGGCAAGGAACCACTTCCAAAGAACCCGCCGTAGATTCCCTCGTAAAAGAAATCCATTCGAAAACATACAAATTCAGCCGCGATCCGAAACCAAGCGAtgcctcttcttcttcttcttccgaG GTTACCGTTTCTTTGACATTGCCGGAATCGGATTACAATAGGAATTTGGGGATGTTTCAG gtAAGGACAGATTTCATCTCTATTAAGGGCGAAACACTTGACAGTTCTAGCCATCCATGCATGATGAGATTTAAAAGCTTACCTATTCGCCTTCTTTTAACATTATTCAAGGCCGTACCACTTGTCACCGGCTTTATCTCTGAAGTCCAAACATTGAATGTGAAACTCAAAGATTTGAACCAAGGCACTGAGCCCACCGCTTGCTTAAAGGTAGTGCTCGAACAACGACCGGCACATGGTCCGGGCGCTGGTATCCCCGACCTATACGGTGCATCCCTTGTCCTCGAATCCAAACTTCCTTtcatcaaaagaattatatgGTATTGGAGAAAAACCTTATTCATTTGGGTTAGCATCATGTCGTTTGTTTCGGAGTTATTGTTTATGTCGGTCTGTTGTAGATGTGTTCTCGTTCCGGCAACAAGGAAAACAACCGGTTCTACCGGCAACTGA
- the LOC105774697 gene encoding seipin-2 isoform X1: MESQNTNEIEQISDDIPSHNSVTVGESDPSASALSSTLRHRLFSRQGTTSKEPAVDSLVKEIHSKTYKFSRDPKPSDASSSSSSEVIESTHLESTITAARAHNSPELTDPIRITWNLLFFTSRLVINPTYFLLKLIIRSITFPISILSHCIILIIDPSRPLKQIKAYLISKLIKLWFDSPCGRLIFKTWRGILWVAYLGFVLCGLLFTSLVISWILMGYLVEKPLEIKETLNFDYTNGSPVAYVPIISCAAVGCGVRCMGKNLGSGIIPPFHDLQVTVSLTLPESDYNRNLGMFQVRTDFISIKGETLDSSSHPCMMRFKSLPIRLLLTLFKAVPLVTGFISEVQTLNVKLKDLNQGTEPTACLKVVLEQRPAHGPGAGIPDLYGASLVLESKLPFIKRIIWYWRKTLFIWVSIMSFVSELLFMSVCCRCVLVPATRKTTGSTGN; this comes from the exons ATGGAATCCCAAAACACCAACGAAATCGAACAAATCTCCGACGACATTCCGTCACACAATTCCGTCACCGTCGGCGAATCAGATCCTTCCGCGTCAGCCTTATCATCTACACTCCGTCACCGTTTATTCTCCCGGCAAGGAACCACTTCCAAAGAACCCGCCGTAGATTCCCTCGTAAAAGAAATCCATTCGAAAACATACAAATTCAGCCGCGATCCGAAACCAAGCGAtgcctcttcttcttcttcttccgaGGTAATCGAGTCAACGCACCTCGAATCAACCATCACCGCCGCTCGAGCTCATAACTCACCCGAACTCACCGACCCAATACGCATTACCTGGAATTTACTATTTTTCACATCTCGTTTAGTCATAAACCCAACCTATTTCCTCTTGAAACTGATTATAAGATCCATTACATTTCCCATATCAATATTGAGTCACTGCATCATCTTAATAATCGACCCTTCTAGACCATTGAAACAAATCAAAGCttatttgatttcaaaattgatcaaattatggTTCGATTCACCTTGTGGGCGGCTCATTTTCAAAACCTGGCGGGGAATTTTGTGGGTTGCTTATTTAGGGTTTGTTCTATGTGGGTTATTGTTTACTTCACTTGTGATTAGTTGGATTTTAATGGGGTATTTAGTGGAGAAACCATTGGAGATTAAAGaaactttgaattttgattatacAAACGGTAGTCCGGTTGCTTATGTTCCTATTATATCTTGTGCTGCTGTTGGTTGTGGGGTGAGATGTATGGGGAAGAATTTAGGGTCTGGAATTATACCTCCCTTTCATGATTTGCAGGTTACCGTTTCTTTGACATTGCCGGAATCGGATTACAATAGGAATTTGGGGATGTTTCAG gtAAGGACAGATTTCATCTCTATTAAGGGCGAAACACTTGACAGTTCTAGCCATCCATGCATGATGAGATTTAAAAGCTTACCTATTCGCCTTCTTTTAACATTATTCAAGGCCGTACCACTTGTCACCGGCTTTATCTCTGAAGTCCAAACATTGAATGTGAAACTCAAAGATTTGAACCAAGGCACTGAGCCCACCGCTTGCTTAAAGGTAGTGCTCGAACAACGACCGGCACATGGTCCGGGCGCTGGTATCCCCGACCTATACGGTGCATCCCTTGTCCTCGAATCCAAACTTCCTTtcatcaaaagaattatatgGTATTGGAGAAAAACCTTATTCATTTGGGTTAGCATCATGTCGTTTGTTTCGGAGTTATTGTTTATGTCGGTCTGTTGTAGATGTGTTCTCGTTCCGGCAACAAGGAAAACAACCGGTTCTACCGGCAACTGA